One window from the genome of Caloenas nicobarica isolate bCalNic1 chromosome 21, bCalNic1.hap1, whole genome shotgun sequence encodes:
- the ETV7 gene encoding LOW QUALITY PROTEIN: transcription factor ETV7 (The sequence of the model RefSeq protein was modified relative to this genomic sequence to represent the inferred CDS: inserted 1 base in 1 codon; deleted 1 base in 1 codon; substituted 3 bases at 3 genomic stop codons), translating to MEELQVAHEASXKLHEQRLPXWRCLQSEGNTKAGNFRPXTRLISFPQGKAADGSPSPVVAASLPPPSQTRRAPTGEGEIFRLPGRLRIQPSLWSKDDVIHWLRWAEEEYSLRQTDKSKFEMNGKALCILTKDDFRYRAPSSGDVLYEILQYIKTQRRALVCSPLLSSPFGEARSPEEGTDCSAEAASVSLSSCLGCAEQPVSHSHAEPLNLSHHSSEGSCSTGAICSVPTAPVDGKIADCRLLWDYVYQLLSDSRYEPYIKWEDKEAKVFRVINPNGLAQLWGNHKNRMNMTYEKMSRALRHYYKLNIMKKEPGQKLLFRFLKTPGEVIHEKSSKLEQLENEDHEDLKEDPVDVSLXETLEGGVCSASQTDLCAAGKRWHLLISSMEGTKLVLDFKSCPEPKL from the exons ATGGAAGAGCTGCAGGTGGCACACGAAGCCAGTTAGAAGCTCCATGAGCAGCGTTTACCATGATGGAGGTGTCTCCAAAGCGAAGGCAACACCAAAGCTGGGAATTTTCGCC CGACACGTCTGATCTCGTTTCCCCAGGGTAAAGCGGCAGACGGCTCTCCCAGCCCCGTTGTCGCAGCTTCGTTACCCCCCCCATCCCAGACCCGACGCGCACCCACCGGCGAGGGGGAGATCTTCAGGCTTCCAGGCAGGCTGA GAATCCAGCCCTCCCTGTGGAGCAAGGACGATGTGATCCACTGGCTCCGGTGGGCTGAGGAGGAGTATTCCCTTCGGCAGACGGACAAAAGCAAGTTCGAAATGAACGGCAAAGCCCTGTGTATCCTCACCAAGGATGACTTCAGATACCGAGCTCCGAGCTCAG GTGATGTGTTATATGAAATACTCCAGTACATTAAGACTCAAAGAAGAGCCCTGGTGTGCAGCCCTTTGCTCAGCTCACCCTTTGGGGAAGCCAGGAGCCCAGAGGAAG gaaCAGACTGTAGTGCTGAGGCCGCCTcagtttctctttcctcctgccTGGGTTGTGCAGAACAGCCCGTGTCCCACAGCCACGCGGAGCCGCTGAACCTCTCCCATCACAGCTcggagggcagctgcagcacaggtgCCATCTGCTCTGTTCCTACAGCCCCAGTGGATGGGAAAATTGCAG ACTGCAGGTTGCTGTGGGATTACGTGTACCAGCTCCTCTCCGACAGCCGCTACGAGCCCTACATCAAGTGGGAAGACAAGGAAGCCAAAGTCTTCCGGGTCATTAACCCAAACGGGCTTGCCCAGCTCTGGGGGAACCACAAG aacCGAATGAACATGACATATGAGAAGATGTCACGAGCACTCAGACATTACTATAAACTCAACATCATGAAAAAGGAGCCGGGACAGAAGCTGTTGTTCAG GTTTTTGAAGACTCCTGGGGAGGTCATCCATGAGAAATCCAGCAaactggagcagctggaaaacGAGGACCATGAGGATTTGAAAGAAGACCCAGTGGACGTTTCACTGTAAGAAACCTTGGAAGGTGGCGTTTGCAGCGCATCGCAGACAGATTTGTGCGCTGCTGGGAAGCGCTGGCATCTCTTG ATCTCCTCGATGGAAGGCACAAAGCTGGTCCTGGATTTCAAATCATGTCCTGAGCCAAAGCTGTGA